TTCCAGGTGGATCGGCCTGGCTTCCGCCGGCACGGAGCCAAACAGCCGCACCCGCATGCTTCCGGCATCGCGCGCTACTCCAAGCTCTCTGTCTGTCCCCGCAGCCGAGGTCGTCCCCGCGGGCTGCCACTCCGCCACATAGTAGGGGAAGCCGTCGCGCCAACTGGCATGGATCGCATCGCCCGCATGCGTGCCCGGCTGCAACTCCAGATCGCTGACATTCTCATCCAGCGTTAGCGCGGAGACGGCCGCTCCATACTCCCACTGCAAATCGTCCCAGCCCCATCCCGTCCCATAGCGTTCGGAGAGGAAGAACGACTCATCTCCGGTGATCGGTCCATTCACCCGCCGTATTCCGCGCCGCGCCACCTGTTCTGCAAGGTCGTCCAGCGCCGCCGTGGCCAGCGGAATCACCGGTGCCACATGGCCGTTCGCCTCTTTTTGATAGGGATAGCTGCGATGCGAGAGGCTGGGGTCGCCCGTTCCTGCCAGCCGCAAGCCGCCCTGCAGAGTCCCGCTCGCGTCGATCGCGCCCTCCCGCACCACGTAGGTCCGGCTTACAAAGTTCGGCCCCAGCAGGGCGAATGCCGCAGCCGTGGTGAACAGCTTGGCGTTCGAAGCGGGCGTGAAGTATTGTGCATCGTTCAGCGCGTAGAGCGGTTGGCCATCCAGCGCGATCACGGAGATGCCCCACTGGGAGCGGCTCACCGCGACATCGCCCACCAACGACTGAATTTCAGACGCCAGGCTTCCCGGTCCAGGAACGGAGGATCGCGGCGCGGGCTGCGATGGCGGAGCCGCCTGCTCGCACCATCCCGCTCCAGCAGCCAGTGCGCACAACAACAACGAAGTGAAGATTTCGAAACGTCTCATGGCTTTCGCGGAGTGTAGCATCTTGTGCCGCTCGCGATCTGCGCATATATGCGTATGCGTGAGCGACACCCGATGGATATGGCACAGGCACCAGCGGAATCTTTAGAATGTCAGAAGATGCCATTCGCAAAACGCAGCAGACTTACCTGGCAGTTGAAGACCCAGTCCCTCGCGCTCGGCTTACGCACCCGCGTCATGGGAATCCTCAACGTCACTCCCGACTCGTTCTCCGATGGCGGACGCCACTTCCGCACCCAAGACGCGATTCAGCATGGCCTCTCCATGCTTTCCGATGGAGCTGACATTCTCGACATTGGCGGCGAATCTACGCACCCCGGCAAGGATCCCGACACCTCCGAAACGGAGCAGGCTCGCATCCTTCCCGTCATAGCAGGGATTCTCAGGGAGCATCCGTCAGCAATCCTCTCGGTGGATACCTACCACGCAGACACCGCCATCGCAGCCATTGATGCGGGTGCGGAGATCGTCAACGATGTCAGCGGCTTTCTGTGGGATGAGGCCATGGCCGCCGCCTGCGCACGCCTTGCCTGCGGAGTCATTCTCATGCACACTCGTGGCCGCCCGGGAGAGTGGAAGCACTTGCCGCCGCTGCCCCACGATCAGGTCCTCTCCCTTGTGCGGACCGAGCTTGCAGAGCGCCTGCGGCACGCCGAAGAGGCTGGTATCTCCCGCGCGCACATCCTGCTCGATCCCGGCTTCGGATTCGGCAAGGCATTCGATGCCAACTATCCTCTGCTTGCTGAGTTGGAATCGCTGCGTTCGCTCGGCCTGCCCCTGCTTGCGGCTCTCTCTCGGAAAGCATTTCTGGGCCGCACTCTGGCAGATCTTTACGGCGGAGCCGATGCCCCGGTGGAGGCGCGTGCCAATGCCTCCCTGGCCGGCATGGTGGCTGCCATCCTCGCCGGAGCCGACGTGGTGCGTGTCCACGACGTAAAGCCCGCGGTAGAAGCGGCCCGCATCGCCGATGCCGTGCTCGCCGCTGCACCATGAAATGCTGCACCATGAAATGAAGGCATGAGACAAGAAAAGGCGCCTGCAATAAAAAAGCTCCCTTCATCCGTGAGGGAGCTCTGCCGTTTTGGGTTGTTTCAGCGTTTCTGCAGGGCGTTCGGGTCGCGCATCCGG
This DNA window, taken from Acidisarcina sp., encodes the following:
- the dacB gene encoding D-alanyl-D-alanine carboxypeptidase/D-alanyl-D-alanine-endopeptidase; protein product: MRRFEIFTSLLLCALAAGAGWCEQAAPPSQPAPRSSVPGPGSLASEIQSLVGDVAVSRSQWGISVIALDGQPLYALNDAQYFTPASNAKLFTTAAAFALLGPNFVSRTYVVREGAIDASGTLQGGLRLAGTGDPSLSHRSYPYQKEANGHVAPVIPLATAALDDLAEQVARRGIRRVNGPITGDESFFLSERYGTGWGWDDLQWEYGAAVSALTLDENVSDLELQPGTHAGDAIHASWRDGFPYYVAEWQPAGTTSAAGTDRELGVARDAGSMRVRLFGSVPAEARPIHLELAVEQPAEYAANAFRAALNERGVSASGAALAKYNPPSSTVLFEDEVRKPLVLQPLMVQTIGTQTMGAGTTSLPFPLQAGEEIVAVHTSPPLSEEATVINKVSQNLHAELLLRQLGRSQTGEGSFVEGARVVRQFLLNAGIDGDDFFFYDGSGISPQDVVTPRATTALLGYAARQPWGAAYRATLPVAGVDGTLAGRFTQSPVKGRLEAKTGTLGGVHALSGYLTAASGRTVILAIFCNHRRPGNDAERRTVDRIVEAIAAAY
- the folP gene encoding dihydropteroate synthase, with amino-acid sequence MPFAKRSRLTWQLKTQSLALGLRTRVMGILNVTPDSFSDGGRHFRTQDAIQHGLSMLSDGADILDIGGESTHPGKDPDTSETEQARILPVIAGILREHPSAILSVDTYHADTAIAAIDAGAEIVNDVSGFLWDEAMAAACARLACGVILMHTRGRPGEWKHLPPLPHDQVLSLVRTELAERLRHAEEAGISRAHILLDPGFGFGKAFDANYPLLAELESLRSLGLPLLAALSRKAFLGRTLADLYGGADAPVEARANASLAGMVAAILAGADVVRVHDVKPAVEAARIADAVLAAAP